From a single Flavobacteriales bacterium genomic region:
- a CDS encoding PIG-L family deacetylase has protein sequence MKDFRLYLFCVLSLFAQTGWGQDVSSSRILQDLQRLNTVGSVLYVAAHPDDENTRLIAYLVGDMHLRTGYLSMTRGDGGQNLIGTEKGDYMGLLRTQELLEARRIDGGEQMFTRAVDFGYSKSSSETLEKWDKQAILSDVVYAIRKFRPDVIITRFPTPDSNYGGHGHHSSSALLAREAFDLAADPKAFPEQLKYVQTWQAKRLLFNASSWWNEDIEKQAKDNPAFVTVDIGAYNPLLGMSYNEIAALSRSMHKSQGFGAARVRGSQTEYLQHTAGDMAKGSLMDGIDTRWSRMENGKAIGEILDRAIRNFNPQDPSVILPDLVAAYKLIDKVKDAYWRSYKLAQARDLILACAGVYADAASDNYAVAGGEGVNVKVSVIARTGVPVKWQRLSMAANDTTLGVDLAFNVAKDVNVRVLMPQRERDQPYWLQGAHDDGTFRVPSQEWIGLPENPATLTASIDLVVGGLPLTVDRPVVYSWTDRVDGERIRPLLVAPQLTGNFSNTSFVTPVGKQVDVTLNLRSWDQQVVDGTVTLTLPEGWTSEPASYPVRLDKYGAESLVRFRLTPPAVSSVGRIQAMWSSHKDRLLHNLYAADEVNYTHIRPQLVFPLSQVTATAVQLNTKPLRIGYIMGPGDDVPATLTQLGYKVEMLDEHAVGNNDLSKYDVIVTGVRAFNTETWLAGKKKMLMKYVENGGRMVVQYNTNGGIGDNDLGPYPLHLSRDRVTVEEAPAHIIEPRNPILDRPNKIADTDFNGWVQERGLYFADQWDAQYKPVVGWHDPDEEEKTGALLVAKYGKGTFIYTGISFFRQLPAGVPGAIRLFVNLLSNEEGKK, from the coding sequence ATGAAAGATTTTCGATTGTACCTGTTTTGTGTCCTGTCCTTGTTTGCGCAAACCGGATGGGGGCAGGATGTTTCATCCTCCAGAATCCTTCAGGATCTGCAGCGATTAAATACGGTGGGATCTGTGTTGTATGTTGCCGCCCATCCCGACGATGAGAACACCCGCCTGATCGCTTACCTTGTGGGCGATATGCACCTGCGTACCGGGTACCTGAGCATGACCCGGGGAGATGGTGGCCAGAACCTGATAGGCACCGAAAAGGGTGATTACATGGGATTGCTCCGCACCCAGGAATTGCTCGAGGCACGCAGGATTGATGGGGGAGAACAGATGTTCACCCGGGCAGTGGATTTCGGATATTCCAAGTCGAGTTCGGAAACCCTGGAGAAGTGGGACAAGCAGGCGATCCTTTCGGATGTGGTGTATGCGATCCGAAAGTTCCGGCCCGATGTGATCATCACACGTTTTCCTACACCGGATAGCAACTATGGCGGCCATGGTCACCATTCATCATCCGCCTTGCTTGCCAGGGAAGCGTTCGACCTGGCTGCAGACCCGAAAGCTTTTCCGGAACAATTGAAATACGTTCAGACCTGGCAAGCCAAGCGACTCTTGTTCAATGCCAGTTCCTGGTGGAATGAGGACATCGAAAAACAGGCAAAAGACAATCCGGCGTTCGTGACCGTAGACATCGGTGCATACAACCCTTTGCTCGGGATGAGTTACAATGAAATTGCCGCGCTCAGCCGCTCCATGCATAAAAGCCAGGGTTTCGGTGCTGCCCGTGTTCGTGGAAGCCAAACCGAATACCTGCAACATACGGCGGGTGATATGGCCAAAGGATCATTGATGGATGGGATCGACACAAGGTGGTCCCGGATGGAGAACGGAAAAGCCATTGGTGAGATACTGGATCGTGCCATTCGGAATTTCAATCCGCAGGATCCATCTGTGATCCTCCCCGACCTGGTTGCTGCCTACAAGTTGATTGATAAAGTGAAGGATGCCTATTGGCGTTCCTATAAGCTGGCACAGGCACGTGATCTGATTCTGGCTTGTGCCGGAGTGTATGCCGATGCCGCTTCAGACAACTATGCCGTGGCGGGTGGAGAAGGTGTGAACGTGAAGGTGTCGGTGATTGCGCGTACCGGTGTGCCGGTGAAATGGCAGCGTCTTTCCATGGCTGCCAATGACACCACGCTGGGTGTTGACCTGGCCTTCAATGTGGCAAAGGATGTGAACGTGCGGGTGTTGATGCCCCAACGCGAACGCGATCAACCCTACTGGTTGCAAGGTGCGCATGATGATGGTACATTTCGTGTACCATCACAGGAATGGATCGGACTGCCGGAAAATCCTGCTACCCTCACGGCATCAATTGATCTGGTTGTCGGTGGTCTGCCGTTAACAGTCGATCGCCCGGTGGTATACAGTTGGACGGATCGTGTGGATGGAGAACGTATTAGACCCTTGCTTGTGGCACCACAGCTCACCGGGAACTTTTCGAATACCTCTTTTGTTACACCGGTCGGGAAGCAGGTGGATGTGACCCTCAACCTGCGTTCATGGGACCAGCAGGTGGTGGATGGTACGGTAACACTTACGCTGCCCGAAGGCTGGACATCCGAACCGGCATCTTATCCTGTTCGCCTCGATAAGTACGGGGCGGAATCCCTTGTGCGATTCCGGCTTACACCTCCGGCTGTATCTTCTGTGGGCCGGATCCAGGCTATGTGGAGTTCGCACAAAGACCGACTCTTACACAACCTGTACGCGGCGGATGAAGTGAACTATACCCACATTCGACCCCAGCTCGTGTTTCCGCTCAGCCAGGTAACAGCAACAGCGGTGCAGTTGAATACAAAGCCATTGCGCATAGGCTATATCATGGGACCGGGCGATGATGTACCCGCTACCCTTACCCAATTGGGATATAAGGTGGAGATGTTGGATGAGCATGCGGTTGGCAACAACGACCTGTCAAAATACGATGTGATTGTAACAGGCGTAAGGGCCTTCAATACCGAAACATGGCTGGCAGGCAAGAAAAAGATGCTGATGAAATATGTGGAAAACGGCGGCCGGATGGTTGTGCAGTACAACACCAACGGTGGTATCGGCGACAACGACCTGGGACCTTACCCGCTTCACCTTTCACGTGATCGCGTGACCGTGGAAGAAGCTCCTGCGCATATCATCGAACCCCGCAACCCGATTCTTGACCGACCCAACAAAATAGCAGATACGGACTTCAACGGATGGGTGCAGGAACGCGGTTTGTATTTCGCCGATCAATGGGATGCACAATACAAACCTGTGGTGGGATGGCACGATCCGGATGAGGAAGAGAAAACCGGTGCCCTCCTCGTTGCCAAGTATGGCAAGGGGACGTTTATCTATACGGGTATATCTTTTTTCCGCCAGCTGCCCGCTGGTGTGCCTGGTGCCATTCGCTTGTTTGTGAACCTGCTTTCCAATGAAGAAGGAAAAAAATAA